In Thermus aquaticus, the sequence GGCCAACCACGGCCTCCGGGGAGTGATCCCCGTGGGCCAGCTGGAGCGGGTGGACCCCACCAAGGTCCGGAGCGAGGGCCCCTGGGCGGACCCGGCCAAGGCCGTGGTGCAGACGGGACCCAACCAGTACACCGTGTACGTCCTGGCCTTCTCCTTCGGGTACCAGCCCAACCCCATCGTGGTCCCCAAGGGGGCGGAGATCGTCTTCAAGGCCACCAGCCCCGATGTGATCCACGGCTTCCACATTGAGGGCACCAACGTCAACGTGGAGGTCCTCCCCGGCGAGGTGACCACCGTCCGCCACACCTTCCGAAAGGCCGGGGAGTACCGGATCATCTGCAACCAGTACTGCGGCGTAGGGCACCACCTGATGTTTGGAAAGATTGTGGTGGAGGAGTAAGATGGCGGTGAAATCTTTTCCCCAAGTCTACGCAGAAAACCCCGAGAAGAAGCTCACCCTCTACTACTTGGTCCTGGGCTTCGTGGCCCTCCTTGTGGGAAGCCTCTTCGGCCCCTTCCAAGCCCTGAACTACGGGAACGTGGACGCCTACCCCTTGCTGAAGCGCCTCCTCCCCTTCGTCCAGTCCTACTACCAGGGCCTCACCCTGCACGGGGTCTTGAACGCCATCGTCTTCACCCAGCTTTTGGCCATGGCGGTCATGTTCTACCTCCCCGCCAGGGAGCTTAGGGCCTATGGGGTCCGCCCCAACCTCACCTGGGGGTGGGTGGCCTGGTGGATGGCCTTCCTGGGCCTCCTGGTAGCCGCCCTGCCCCTTCTGGCCAACGAGGCCACCGTCCTCTACACCTTCTATCCCCCCCTGAAAGGCCACTGGGCTTTCTACGTGGGGGCCACAGTCTTTGTGGCCGCTAGCCTGGTGGTGGGCCTCTTGGTCATCGGGATGTGGCTGCGCTTCAAGCAGCATCACCCGGAGCGCATCACCCCCTTGGCCACCTACATGGCGGTCACCTTCTGGCTCATGTGGCTCCTGGCCTCCTTGGGGTTGGTGGTGGAAAGCGTCTTCCTGCTCATCCCCTGGTCCCTGGGCCTCGTCCAGGGGGTGGACCCCCTTCTGGCCCGGACCCTCTTCTGGTACACCGGCCACCCCATCGTCTACTTCTGGCTCCTCCCCGCCTACGCCCTCCTCTACCTGGTCCTGCCTAAGCTGGCGGGGGGCAAGCTCATCTCCGATCCCCTGGCCCGGGTGGTCTTCCTCCTCTTCCTCCTCTTCTCCGTGCCCGTGGGCTTCCACCACCAGTACGCCGACCCCGGGATCACCCCCACCTGGAAGTTCGTCCATGCGGTCCTGACCCTTTTCGTGGCCGTGCCCAGCCTGATCACCGCCTTCACCGTGGCCGCCAGCCTGGAGCTGGCCGGGCGGATGCGGGGCGGGAAGGGCCTTTTTGGCTGGATCAAGGCCCTGCCCTGGGACAACCCCGCCTTCGTGGCCCCGGTGCTGGGCCTCATCGCCTTCATCCCTGGTGGGGCGGGGGGCATCGTGAACGCCAGCTACACCCTGAACTACGTGATCCACAACACCACTTGGGTGCCCGGCCACTTCCACCTCCAGGTGGGCACCCTGGTGACCATGACCATGATGGGGGCGGTCTTCTGGCTAGTGCCCCAGCTCACGGGCAAGCCCCTGACCGAGGGCATCCGCAAGGCGGGACTCGCGGGGATGTGGCTGTGGTTCGTGGGGATGCTGGTCATGGCGGTAGGGATGCACTGGCAGGGCCTCCTCAACGTGCCCCGGCGGGCCTACATCGCCCAGGCTCCGGACGCCTACACCCATGCGGCGGTCCCCATGGTCTTTAACATCCTCGCGGGCATTATCCTCCTCTTGGCCATCGTCCTCTTCTTCTACGCCTTCTTCGCCCTCCTATTCAGGGGGGAACGGCGGGCAGAGGTGGCTGCCGAGGAGGTGCCCTTCGCCGAGGTCCTCTCGGACGGCGGGGACACCCCAGCCATGCGCCTTCTGGACCGGATCTGGTTCTGGTTCGCCCTGGCCGTCCTCCTGGTGGTCCTGGCCTACGGCCCCACCTTGGTGCAACTCTTCGGCAACCTAAACCCCGTGCCCGGCTGGCGGCTCTGGTAAAGGGATGCGCCTCGAGGGCCAGGGACCCCTGGCCCTTGAGCTTTTTGCCGCCATGAAGGAAACTGACCCCGTGGGCTTTGTGCCGGGCCCGGGCCTTCCCTGGATCGCTGGCCTCTCCGTCCTTCCCTTCTTCCTCCAGTTCCTGGGCCTGGGGCTTTCCGAAAGGCTGGGCCAGGGGCTGTGCGGGAGCGCCCTGGGCATCTCCGAGGCCGAGGCCGTGCGCTACGGCCTGGTGTCGGAGTACTACTTCTACGGCCAGCTCTTCCTGATCCT encodes:
- a CDS encoding cytochrome c oxidase subunit II; this encodes MTEREAQLKKALLAYEKKWIAFSVFTVLLFAAIIAFTLANHGLRGVIPVGQLERVDPTKVRSEGPWADPAKAVVQTGPNQYTVYVLAFSFGYQPNPIVVPKGAEIVFKATSPDVIHGFHIEGTNVNVEVLPGEVTTVRHTFRKAGEYRIICNQYCGVGHHLMFGKIVVEE
- a CDS encoding cbb3-type cytochrome c oxidase subunit I codes for the protein MAVKSFPQVYAENPEKKLTLYYLVLGFVALLVGSLFGPFQALNYGNVDAYPLLKRLLPFVQSYYQGLTLHGVLNAIVFTQLLAMAVMFYLPARELRAYGVRPNLTWGWVAWWMAFLGLLVAALPLLANEATVLYTFYPPLKGHWAFYVGATVFVAASLVVGLLVIGMWLRFKQHHPERITPLATYMAVTFWLMWLLASLGLVVESVFLLIPWSLGLVQGVDPLLARTLFWYTGHPIVYFWLLPAYALLYLVLPKLAGGKLISDPLARVVFLLFLLFSVPVGFHHQYADPGITPTWKFVHAVLTLFVAVPSLITAFTVAASLELAGRMRGGKGLFGWIKALPWDNPAFVAPVLGLIAFIPGGAGGIVNASYTLNYVIHNTTWVPGHFHLQVGTLVTMTMMGAVFWLVPQLTGKPLTEGIRKAGLAGMWLWFVGMLVMAVGMHWQGLLNVPRRAYIAQAPDAYTHAAVPMVFNILAGIILLLAIVLFFYAFFALLFRGERRAEVAAEEVPFAEVLSDGGDTPAMRLLDRIWFWFALAVLLVVLAYGPTLVQLFGNLNPVPGWRLW